Sequence from the Erythrobacter insulae genome:
GCCGGCTGTGGCGGCTTCAATCGCAGCGTTCAGTGACAGCAGGTTTGTTTTCTCCGCGATCCGCACGATTGCGCGCGTTGCCTCGCCAATAGTGTCAGAATGCTGGGTGAGCGATCCCACCGACTGCCCGCCCGACAGCGCTTTTTCAGTAGCAAGCTGGGTTAATTCGTCTTGCTGGCTTACGTTTACGGCAATCTTTGCAATCGAGTCCGTCAGCTCCGCTACGCCGCGCGCGACCGTATCGGCGGCTTTGGCAGCAGCATTTGAGGTGCCGAAGAAGCCATCGGCTTGATCGCCGGTCTCTTTGGCCAAGGCGTCAAGCTGTTTGGTAGTGGTATCCAGCATCATTGCGGTTTTTGCGACAGATTGGATTACGGTCGAAACCGATGTTTCAAACTCGTGTGAGAACCGTTTGAGATCCTCTGTTCTTTGCTGTTCTTTTTCGATCTCGAATTCTTCGCGGCGTGTGCGTTCAAGTTCAACGCGGTGAAGCGCCTGCTGTAGCTCGGCAGACTGTTCTTTCAAGAGATCTGCGTTCACCTCAGCGTCAATGCGGGCGCTCGCATTCTGCTCCAGTAATTGCCTGATTTCGTTAGATATCCAGCTTAGGACGCATCCGATCAGCAAGGTGGCGAAGGCATGAATAAACAATCGTGCGGCATTGGTCTCACCGATAAACACCCAGGTCGGGATTAGGTAGGATAGAAACACGTGATGGGCGAAGATCAGCGCGCAGGCTATGAATATTGAGCGGATATCGCAGAGCACCGTGAGTGAGGCTAGGGCGACGAAGAAGTACAGGTGCATATCGATTTGCCAGCCCGTATCCTGCATAACGTAGAGCAACAAGGCTGGCTGGATCGCAGCAGCAATTCCCATCAGGCTTCTTGCGTTCCGGTTATTGATGCCCCTTGCGGCATAGACCGAAGGTAAAATATTCAGGGACGCGCTGGCAAATGCTGCGGTCACAGCGATATCGCCAAACCATAACCCCAAAACGAACAGGGTGAGGGTCACGAGCCAACTGCCCGCGGTAATGAATTGGATTCCACGCAAACGCAGTTCTTCGATCGAAACGATCATCTTGTGTCCTTTTCGATTGAAGCCGGCCCGCAACCCGGCGCGTTTGAGTTCAGTAAAAGTAAGCCATGGAAACGCAGAGCTGTCCCGAAGTCAGGAGGGGTTCCGATTACAACGTAACTGCCCGGAAGATTGCCGCGGGAGACCAATCGGAGGCTTTTTGATGATAAGATGTGAGGCATCGCAGCAATGCCCCGCTGATCAACGGGATAAAGCGTAACCGGTTCACCGCGCCTCGGGGTCAGCAGAAGTGCGAGCACCACGATGCATGCGAAAAGGAAATAAAGCGGGACCAGCGCAGTCTTCCAAATCACAGGGGGTATCGCCATCAAAAGTGCGCCTATGTTTGCCATAGGCGTCCTTTTGACGGGTTTTGGTTATCGCTCTGAACGCATAGAGATGCGTAGTATTACGAGCGTTCTCTAGCGGAAGGGAGGCTCATTAAATGCGCGCAATTTCCGACTGTGCAACCGGTCACCTTCGTCTCTCAACCGCTTGCACGATTCCAAGCCGATTTGCAGGTGTGCTGCGATGGCTTCTTCGTAGAACTTGTTTGCCTGTCCCGGCAATTTGATCTCACCGTGAAGTGGCTTGTCCGATACGCATAGCAATGTGCCGTACGGCACCCGAAACCGATATCCTTGGGCAGCAATAGTGGCGCTTTCCATCTCAACGGCGATGGCCCGGCTCTGCGAAAAGCGCTTTGCCGAGCTTGAATAGTGCAATTCCCAATTGCGGTCATCGGTGGTGACTACAGTTCCAGTGCGCATTCGCTGTTTGATGTTTGCGCCCTGCGCGCCGGAAACAGCCTCGGCCGCCGCTGCCAAAGCCTGCTGGACTTCGGCGATCGGCGGGATCGGAATTTCAGGGGGCAGAACATTATCCAAAACATGATCATCACGAAGATAGGCGTGTGCGAGCACAAAATCGCCGATCTTCTGGCTGGAACGTACGCCTCCACAGTGACCGATCATCATCCATGCATGCGGCCGCAATACAGCGAGGTGATCGCAGATAGTCTTTGCGTTGGACGGGCCGACGCCGATGTTGACCAGCGTGATGCCTTTGCCGTCTTTCCGGATCAGGTGGTAGGCAGGCATCTGGTGTCGCCGCCAAGCGGTATCGTTCAGCTGTTCCTGCGCATTGTCGGAGCACTTACGGATGTCCAACCCTCCGGCGCCAGTAAGGCCGATATAGCTGTCTTTGCCAGTGTCATCGGAGATCTGTTGAGCCCCCCAATTAACGAATTCATCGACATAACGATGATAGTTCGTGAACAGGATGAAGTCCTGAAAATCTTCCACCCGTGTGCCGGTGTAGTGCGCGAGACGCGCGAGTGAATAATCGGTTCGTAAACCATCAAATAGCGAAAGTGGCATGTCTTCGTTGTCGTCGAATTCGATGCCATCAGCCAATTCGTCGCCGATCAAAGCGAGGTCGGTAGAAGGGAAGTGTTGCGCGATGTCAGTTGGAGAAATGCCGACCATCGCAGCGCCTGCTGCGCCATCCAAAACATAAGGGAACGGGATTTCCTGCCGCGAGCGACTGACTTCGAATTTAACATCGTATTCCGATGCGATCAGTTCCAGCTGCTCTTCTAGATAGGGCGCGAACAGATCAGGGCGGGTAATTGTTGTCGTATACGTCCCCGGCATTTCGAGCCGTCCGAATGCGCGGCTTCGGTCCAAGGGTTCGCCAACACCTGAATAATGCAGAGTAAGCTGCGGATAGGCATAACTGCCGTCCTCACGCTTTCGTTGAGGCGGGATGGTTCCGGCAGTGCCGAATGCCATCACGTCTGCGCGCAAGGTAGAAACAGCTTCGCTGTAAACCTGCTGCAATTCTTCGACAATGGTGTTGATTGGTGTCATTCAGTGTCCTTAGCTGTTGATGCTGTATGTTTCAAAATCTGGCGTTTGCGCGGATGCTTCATCGCCTCTTACAAAAAGGGCGCGAAGTCGAACCGACTCCGCGCCCTTTTAATGACTGAGCGAAAGCTCTTGGAAGAAATCAGCCTTCGGCTTCTTCTTCGCTGGCTGCTTCGTCTGCCGATGCTTCGGCTGCGTCGGCGGCGTTTTCTTCAAGCAGCTCGGCAGGGATTTCGCCCGGCTCAAGGGCAGGGTCAATGCGGTTTGCGTCGGCCTGTTCCTCGATTTGCTTCTGCTCGTCTTCAAACATCTGAGCCAGAACGTCGATGCCCTGCGTTTGCAATTCGGCTTCGTCGTCACTGCGCGCGACGTTTGCTTTGACGGTCACGTGCACTTCTGGGTGCAAAGCCACAGTCACATCGTGCATGCCGATGGTTTTGATCGGGGCGCCCATGATGACTTGTTTCTTGTCAACATCGTGACCTTGCGCGGTCAAACCGACAATCATGTCACGGACGTTGACAGAACCGTAAAGCTGGCCGGTGTTGGATGCGGCGCGGATCAGAATGACCTCTGCTCCAGCAACTTTTTCACCGGTCGCTTCTGCGACACTGCGACGCTCTGCGTTTTCTTTTTCAAGGCGCTCACGGTTGGCTTCGAACACTTTTTTGTTCGATTCGTTGGCGCGCAAAGCTTTCTTCTGCGGGAGAAGGAAGTTGCGGGCATAACCGTCTTTCACAGTGACAACGTCACCGATGGTTCCGAGTTTCTCGATACGTTCGAGGAGGATGATATCCATGTTCTTACTCCTCTTACTTCACGATGTACGGCAGAAGGCCGATGTGACGCGCACGTTTGATGGCTTTAGCGAGTTCACGCTGCTTCTTTGCGGAAACGGCGGTGATACGCGAAGGCACAATCTTGCCACGCTCGGACATGAAACCCTGAAGCAGGCGCACGTCTTTGAAATCGATTTTGGGGGCATCCTTGCCAGAGAACGGGCAAGATTTGCGGCGGCGGAAAAACGGGCGTGCCATCAGTCGCGCTCCTCACGGTCTGAACGGCGCTTACGATCGCGCTCGTTTTTGCGCATCATTACGCTTGGACCTTCTTCGTGCTCTTCGACACGGATGGTCATGTAACGAATGACGTCTTCGTTGATACGGGTCTGGCGTTCGAGTTCTTCAACAACGCTGCCTGGAGCGTCGATGTTGAGCATCACGAAGTGAGCCTTGCGGTTACGGTCGATTTTATAGGCGAGTGATTTTAGGCCCCAAGTTTCAGTCTTGGTGACTTTGCCTTCATTCGCTTCGACGATTTCGGTGGCCGTGGCCGCCAGCGCATCGACTTGAGCTTGGCTCAAATCCTGACGCGCGAGAAAGATATGCTCATATAGAGCCATCTCGCATCCTTTCATGTTTATGCCGATCGCTGGCTTGTCCGCGCGGATCGCGGGGCCCCTCCGGCTTTCTTCGTTTCCGCCCGATAAAAAGGCGATGCGCGCACATAGCTTGTTCTGGGATGAATGCAAGCGTTCACAATCAATGTCGCGCGCGCTCTTGCAGGCGGGCGAACAACCGATATGGAGGTGGCCATTCCATTTCACCATAGGAAAACACAATGCCATCAGGTCTGGTCGCACTTTTCGATGATGTCGCGGTGATTGCGCGCGCAGCCTCTGCCTCGGTAGACGACATTGCGGCGGCCGCAGGCAGGGCAGGGTCAAAGACTGCCGGGGTCGTGATTGACGACGCAGCCGTGACCCCGAGCTATGTTACGGGTCTTTCGCCTGCACGGGAATTGCCGATAATCTGGGCAATCACCAAAGGTAGCTTGTTCAACAAGCTCATCATTCTATTGCCCGGTGCGATTCTGTTGTCGGAGTTTTTGCCGTGGTTAATCATCTGGATTTTGATGCTGGGCGGGGCTTTTCTCTGTTACGAAGGCGCGGAAAAAGTCTTGGAAAAACTGGGCGGGGCCAAGCACGGCAAAACGCTTGAAGATGAAATTCAGGACCCTGCCGAATTTGAAAAACAGCGGATCGCTGGCGCTGTCAGAACCGACCTCATATTGTCGGCGGAAATTATGGCGATCACTCTGAACGAGATCGATTTGGACGTGTGGTGGGAACGCGGGATCGCTCTGGCAATAGTCGCCGTGGTGGTGACCGTGGTGGTTTACGGCGCAGTGGCTTTGATTGTGAAAATGGACGATGTCGGCCTGCATCTGACGAAGAAAGAGAACACTACAGCACAAAACTTCGGGCATTTTCTGGTCAACGCTGTCCCCAAATTGCTGGTCGCGCTTTCGGTGATCGGGACGGTTGCGATGTTGTGGGTTGGCGGCGGAATTATCGTGCATGGCACACATGAAGTCGGGTTCGATTTGCTCTATGATATCGCACACGGTGCAGAATACGCCGTGCAAGGCATTGCAGGTTCATTGGCGGGTATCGCAGGCTGGTTCACCTACGCAGCGATTTCGGCAGTGATCGGCCTCATCCTCGGCGCAATCATCACTTTCGTGCTGCACAAAGTGATCGGGTATGAGGGCGCACACTGATGACCCAAAAACCGGTCTTATACACTTGCGCTGCATCGCGCGGGCTTAGAGCGACCTGGGCGGCTGAGGAGGCTGGTGTTGAGATTGATCTGAAGATCTTGCCGTTTCCGCCGCGATATCTTGCGCCTGACTATCTCGAGATCAATCCACTAGGCACCGTGCCCTTGTTGATTGATGGCGATGCCCGCATGACGGAAAGCTGCGCAATTGCCCATTATCTGGCGACCAAAGACGGCATCACCGATCTGGCTGTCGCTCCAGGTGATACGGACTATGCCGAATATTGTGATTACACATATCACGCAGATGCCACGATCACTTTTCCGCAAACTGTCTATATGCGCTTTGCCATATTCGAAAAGGACAAGGGCTGGGCCGATGCAGGTCATGCCTATGCCAAGTGGTTTTACAAACGTCTGGTGAAGATCGAGCAGCGATTGCAGGGGCGCGATTTCCTTTGCGCGGACCGTTTTACAATCGCTGATATCTGTGTGGGATACGCGTTAATTTTGGCAAAGAATGTCGGTCTGGACGATGGCATTCCAGCAGGGCTTAAAGCGTACAGAGAGCGACTTACGGGACGAGAAGCCTACAAACGCGCCGCCGAACGCGAGGAAAAAGGACGCGCCGCGCTCCCATCCTAGGGATTTGCTTGCGTCAAATCTGTCCCGCATTTGCCACAGATCCTGTTCGGCCACGGCACCACAAATATTCCGCGAAAGAAAAGGTTCTTTCCGCAAGTCTTGCAATTGAGGCGCAGCATAGGTGTGTTCATCGCGACGAGCCCGACGATGGCGATTGCAAACGCGATGGATGAGTGTCCCCAAAATCGCTCCACAACGATGACAAACAGAATGGCGAGGAAAAGCGCGCCCAACATCCGCAATGCATGTTGTTTTGCGGCTTGATAGGTATTCATCGGATCTGTTCGAAAATGGACCGTGCAAATTCGCTAAGTGTGTCATCCCGAGCGCCCATAATCACAATCCGGTCCCCGGGCTTTGCAAGCTGTTTAATGCGGGCTCCGCAATCTTCGCGGGCGGCGATGTGTTCGGCGGTTCCTCCCTGCGCTTTGATCAGATCAATGATCCGTTCGCTGCCTTCACTGCGATCAACCGTCCCGCCGAAATAGACCGGGTCGCACATGATTGTGATGTCGTCTGGAGCAAGCACGCTTGCGAAAGTTTCAGCCAGTTCATCGCCCATCTGCCGCAGTGGGCCATATCCATGCGGTTGAAAAAACGCGATTACCCGGCCCGGGGCCGATTTTAACGTCCGAAGGGTCGCCGCGCATTTTTCCGGGTTGTGGCCAAAATCATCGATGACGGTGATATCGGTATCGCTCGTACCCACAACATCGAACCGGCGCGCCAGCCCTTTGAAGGAACGCAGCGCGTGCACCGCTTTATCAACTCCGATACCCGCCGCGCTTACCGCTGCGATTGCGGCGAGGGCGTTGGAAAGATTGTGCAACCCCGGCATAGGCAGAACCAGAGGGAAGGCTTCTTTTGATCGGCTGTCCACAACCGCAGCGGAGATTTCCAACGCGCCTTGCTCGATTGTCTTGCGATCAACGGTGATCTCCGCATCATCGGACTCGATCCCGAAGCTCACAAATTGGGAAGCGTACTTCACCAGATCACGGGCCTCGTGATTGTCGAAATTGACGACTGCGCAGCCGGAATCAGAGAGGTAATTGCCGAACAAAGCGCGCAGCTCGCCAAGGCTTTTGTGATCAAGACTGACATTGAGCAGCACGCCGATTGTTGGCCGGTAAAGCGCAATTGAGCCGTCGCTTTCATCCACCTCGCTAACAAAGACCCGCGGATTGCCAACCCGTGCGCTTGCAAAGGGATTGTCGCCATCGGCGAAGTTTTTCATGACCGCACCGTTCATCACGGTCGGGTCATGTTCTGCGACAGAAAGAATCCACGCGATCATTCCGGTGACAGTCGATTTGCCTGAGGTGCCGCCGATGGCGATGGAATATCCCGCTTCGTTGAACAACATCGAAAGCAGTTCAGCGCGCGTCATACGCACGCAGCCCAGCTCTTTTGCACGTTTAACCTCGGGCACGGTGTCCTCGACCGCAGCGGATGCGATCAGGATTTGGTCTTTGTCGGTGATGCCTGTGCCGTCTTGCGGGTAAAGTGCATATCCGTTGTCCGCGAGCCA
This genomic interval carries:
- a CDS encoding methyl-accepting chemotaxis protein; this translates as MIVSIEELRLRGIQFITAGSWLVTLTLFVLGLWFGDIAVTAAFASASLNILPSVYAARGINNRNARSLMGIAAAIQPALLLYVMQDTGWQIDMHLYFFVALASLTVLCDIRSIFIACALIFAHHVFLSYLIPTWVFIGETNAARLFIHAFATLLIGCVLSWISNEIRQLLEQNASARIDAEVNADLLKEQSAELQQALHRVELERTRREEFEIEKEQQRTEDLKRFSHEFETSVSTVIQSVAKTAMMLDTTTKQLDALAKETGDQADGFFGTSNAAAKAADTVARGVAELTDSIAKIAVNVSQQDELTQLATEKALSGGQSVGSLTQHSDTIGEATRAIVRIAEKTNLLSLNAAIEAATAGPAGRGFTIVAQEVKALASQAGEAATQIDAFLTGVRSGSLEAERNFTEIDAAITELNQAAKAIRWDVDDQRKSADTIQQFARGAASEVSEMAERSRSLAQSASAAKNLSGELGHAASALIQTVQALETSTQEFVSKLKAA
- a CDS encoding AMP nucleosidase, which gives rise to MTPINTIVEELQQVYSEAVSTLRADVMAFGTAGTIPPQRKREDGSYAYPQLTLHYSGVGEPLDRSRAFGRLEMPGTYTTTITRPDLFAPYLEEQLELIASEYDVKFEVSRSRQEIPFPYVLDGAAGAAMVGISPTDIAQHFPSTDLALIGDELADGIEFDDNEDMPLSLFDGLRTDYSLARLAHYTGTRVEDFQDFILFTNYHRYVDEFVNWGAQQISDDTGKDSYIGLTGAGGLDIRKCSDNAQEQLNDTAWRRHQMPAYHLIRKDGKGITLVNIGVGPSNAKTICDHLAVLRPHAWMMIGHCGGVRSSQKIGDFVLAHAYLRDDHVLDNVLPPEIPIPPIAEVQQALAAAAEAVSGAQGANIKQRMRTGTVVTTDDRNWELHYSSSAKRFSQSRAIAVEMESATIAAQGYRFRVPYGTLLCVSDKPLHGEIKLPGQANKFYEEAIAAHLQIGLESCKRLRDEGDRLHSRKLRAFNEPPFR
- the rplI gene encoding 50S ribosomal protein L9, which gives rise to MDIILLERIEKLGTIGDVVTVKDGYARNFLLPQKKALRANESNKKVFEANRERLEKENAERRSVAEATGEKVAGAEVILIRAASNTGQLYGSVNVRDMIVGLTAQGHDVDKKQVIMGAPIKTIGMHDVTVALHPEVHVTVKANVARSDDEAELQTQGIDVLAQMFEDEQKQIEEQADANRIDPALEPGEIPAELLEENAADAAEASADEAASEEEAEG
- the rpsR gene encoding 30S ribosomal protein S18, whose product is MARPFFRRRKSCPFSGKDAPKIDFKDVRLLQGFMSERGKIVPSRITAVSAKKQRELAKAIKRARHIGLLPYIVK
- the rpsF gene encoding 30S ribosomal protein S6 — encoded protein: MALYEHIFLARQDLSQAQVDALAATATEIVEANEGKVTKTETWGLKSLAYKIDRNRKAHFVMLNIDAPGSVVEELERQTRINEDVIRYMTIRVEEHEEGPSVMMRKNERDRKRRSDREERD
- a CDS encoding DUF808 domain-containing protein; the encoded protein is MPSGLVALFDDVAVIARAASASVDDIAAAAGRAGSKTAGVVIDDAAVTPSYVTGLSPARELPIIWAITKGSLFNKLIILLPGAILLSEFLPWLIIWILMLGGAFLCYEGAEKVLEKLGGAKHGKTLEDEIQDPAEFEKQRIAGAVRTDLILSAEIMAITLNEIDLDVWWERGIALAIVAVVVTVVVYGAVALIVKMDDVGLHLTKKENTTAQNFGHFLVNAVPKLLVALSVIGTVAMLWVGGGIIVHGTHEVGFDLLYDIAHGAEYAVQGIAGSLAGIAGWFTYAAISAVIGLILGAIITFVLHKVIGYEGAH
- a CDS encoding glutathione S-transferase family protein produces the protein MTQKPVLYTCAASRGLRATWAAEEAGVEIDLKILPFPPRYLAPDYLEINPLGTVPLLIDGDARMTESCAIAHYLATKDGITDLAVAPGDTDYAEYCDYTYHADATITFPQTVYMRFAIFEKDKGWADAGHAYAKWFYKRLVKIEQRLQGRDFLCADRFTIADICVGYALILAKNVGLDDGIPAGLKAYRERLTGREAYKRAAEREEKGRAALPS
- a CDS encoding glutamate ligase domain-containing protein, with the protein product MDNWNDRPDLDGRPFFFCGIGGSGMLPLAQIAHGFGHQIAGSDRSRDQGRTPEKFGWLADNGYALYPQDGTGITDKDQILIASAAVEDTVPEVKRAKELGCVRMTRAELLSMLFNEAGYSIAIGGTSGKSTVTGMIAWILSVAEHDPTVMNGAVMKNFADGDNPFASARVGNPRVFVSEVDESDGSIALYRPTIGVLLNVSLDHKSLGELRALFGNYLSDSGCAVVNFDNHEARDLVKYASQFVSFGIESDDAEITVDRKTIEQGALEISAAVVDSRSKEAFPLVLPMPGLHNLSNALAAIAAVSAAGIGVDKAVHALRSFKGLARRFDVVGTSDTDITVIDDFGHNPEKCAATLRTLKSAPGRVIAFFQPHGYGPLRQMGDELAETFASVLAPDDITIMCDPVYFGGTVDRSEGSERIIDLIKAQGGTAEHIAAREDCGARIKQLAKPGDRIVIMGARDDTLSEFARSIFEQIR